A genome region from Euphorbia lathyris chromosome 4, ddEupLath1.1, whole genome shotgun sequence includes the following:
- the LOC136225986 gene encoding L-type lectin-domain containing receptor kinase IX.2-like → MDVDEGVNFSNSMDIKEDDSIDLYKSMDNDFKKATGARKFSYNALIEATNNFSDEQKLGEGAFGAVYKGFLKELNCSIAVKKVSSDSNQGIKEYAYEVKIISQLRHRNVVKLIGWCHENAQLLLVYEFMINGSLDSHLFKQNRLLPWEIRYKIALGFASGLLYLHEEWEKYVVHRDIKASNIMLDSDFTPKIGDFGLARLADHGKGLEYTALAGTIGYVSPEYATTGRATKESDVYSFGIVALEIACGRKIIDRKASEDRMNLREWIWDLYGEGKLLEGVDCRLHGDFDKKEVECLMIVGLWCGHPDENLRPTMEKAIHVLKFLSPFPDLPLKMPLVSYFAPFLTSSSSGSGSSGSSITDFVERKNQAPSFSNFILKEQIGGEENPAPEEKGDQNFVYVYKMELHCEGCGKKVRRFIKDLEGVETVKVDCEANKLTVTGKVNPTLIKSMLEMKCKTRVEIV, encoded by the exons ATGGATGTTGATGAAGGAGTTAACTTCTCTAACTCCATGGATATCAAAGAAGACGACTCCATTGACTTATACAAATCAATGGACAACGATTTCAAAAAGGCTACCGGAGCTCGGAAGTTCTCTTACAACGCTTTAATTGAAGCCACAAACAACTTCTCAGACGAACAAAAACTCGGAGAGGGAGCTTTCGGTGCAGTTTATAAAGGATTCTTAAAAGAATTGAATTGTTCTATTGCAGTAAAAAAGGTATCAAGCGATTCAAACCAAGGCATAAAGGAGTACGCATATGAAGTCAAAATCATCAGCCAATTACGCCATAGAAACGTCGTGAAACTCATAGGTTGGTGCCACGAAAACGCTCAACTCTTACTTGTTTATGAGTTCATGATCAACGGCAGCCTCGATTCTCATCTATTTAAACAAAATAGATTGCTCCCATGGGAGATCAGGTACAAAATCGCTCTTGGATTTGCTTCTGGTTTGCTTTATTTACACGAAGAATGGGAGAAATACGTTGTGCATCGTGACATAAAAGCGAGCAATATCATGCTAGATTCAGATTTTACCCCCAAAATTGGGGATTTCGGGTTAGCGAGACTAGCAGACCACGGAAAAGGTTTGGAGTACACAGCTTTAGCAGGCACGATTGGATATGTATCGCCGGAATATGCAACTACCGGGAGGGCGACTAAAGAGTCAGATGTGTACAGTTTTGGGATTGTTGCTTTGGAAATTGCTTGTGGAAGGAAAATCATTGACCGGAAGGCGAGTGAAGATCGGATGAATTTGAGAGAGTGGATTTGGGATCTTTACGGAGAGGGGAAGTTACTTGAAGGTGTTGATTGTAGATTACATGGAGATTTTGATAAGAAAGAAGTTGAATGTTTGATGATAGTTGGGTTATGGTGTGGTCACCCAGATGAAAATTTAAGGCCTACAATGGAGAAAGCTATTCATGTTCTTAAATTTTTATCTCCATTTCCAGATCTGCCATTAAAGATGCCATTGGTCTCATATTTTGCTCCATTTTTAACTTCTTCAAGTTCTGGTTCTGGTTCTTCTGGTTCTTCTATTACTGATttcgttgaaaggaaaaaccaAGCTCCGAGCTTCAGCAATTTCATTTTG AAAGAACAGATAGGGGGAGAGGAAAATCCTGCCCCTGAGGAGAAGGGCGATCAGAATTTTGTTTATGTCTACAAAATGGAGTTGCATTGCGAAGGTTGTGGCAAAAAAGTTAGACGATTCATTAAAGACTTAGAAG GCGTGGAGACAGTGAAGGTGGATTGTGAAGCTAATAAATTAACGGTGACCGGAAAAGTCAATCCGACTCTAATCAAGTCCATGCTGGAAATGAAATGTAAAACAAGAGTTGAGATTGTGTGA